In Cucurbita pepo subsp. pepo cultivar mu-cu-16 chromosome LG04, ASM280686v2, whole genome shotgun sequence, the following are encoded in one genomic region:
- the LOC111794081 gene encoding uncharacterized protein LOC111794081 isoform X1: MAVLSSLPLCAWRHHRPSSSSSSSSSHSWLSFFSSNSFSFPTTQLPVPATCFPCPPPIRVSNVSTHQRTITVDKSKLRVSEATSKDELWAAACLRVRTFNQFRPDSYDIDDHKRYLAENEYEAIQERIAGKRVSFKRVSCINATLPLAEISTLADDLCSTCKFSDDGEDRVVVGSLDLNQCIRLPDEIAGMKPEGIGADFARAYLSNVCVAKEVHRNGLGFALVAKAKTIAEDWGISDLYVHVAFDNEPAKNLYLKSGFVHESDEPAWQARFLDRPRRILLWTTLSELL; the protein is encoded by the exons ATGGCGGTCCTCTCATCTCTTCCTCTCTGCGCTTGGCGCCATCATCggccttcttcttcatcatcctcATCTTCCTCCCATTCTTGgctttcattcttctcttccaACTCTTTCTCTTTCCCTACAACCCAACTACCCGTTCCTGCAACCTGTTTTCCTTGTCCTCCACCCATTAGAGTCTCAAACGTTTCCACCCACCAACGGACGATCACAGTTGACAAATCTAAGTTGAGGGTCTCGGAAGCTACCTCCAAGGATGAGCTTTGGGCTGCTGCTTGTCTTCGCGTTCGCACCTTTAATCAGTTCCGCCCCGATTCCTATGACATCGAC GATCATAAGAGGTACTTGGCAGAGAACGAATATGAAGCAATTCAAGAACGTATTGCTGGAAAAAGGGTTAGCTTTAAGAGAGTATCTTGCATAAATGCTACTCTTCCATTAGCCGAAATATCAACCCTAGCCGATGATTTATGTTCAACATGTAAG TTTTCTGATGATGGAGAGGACCGAGTTGTTGTTGGGTCACTTGACCTTAATCAGTGTATAAGGCTTCCAGATGAAATAGCGGGAATGAAACCTGAG GGAATTGGGGCCGATTTCGCAAGGGCATATCTGAGCAATGTATGTGTTGCCAAGGAAGTGCACAGAAATGGGTTGGGTTTTGCACTTGTTGCAAAGGCAAAGACAATTGCGGAAGATTGGG GCATCAGTGATCTATATGTCCACGTAGCTTTCGACAACGAACCTGCAAAGAACCTCTACTTGAAGAGTGGTTTTGTCCATGAAAGTGACGAACCTGCTTGGCAAGCCAGGTTTCTAGATCGACCACGCAGGATTCTCCTGTGGACTACTCTCTCAGAACTTCTCTGA
- the LOC111794081 gene encoding uncharacterized protein LOC111794081 isoform X2, which produces MAVLSSLPLCAWRHHRPSSSSSSSSSHSWLSFFSSNSFSFPTTQLPVPATCFPCPPPIRVSNVSTHQRTITVDKSKLRVSEATSKDELWAAACLRVRTFNQFRPDSYDIDFSDDGEDRVVVGSLDLNQCIRLPDEIAGMKPEGIGADFARAYLSNVCVAKEVHRNGLGFALVAKAKTIAEDWGISDLYVHVAFDNEPAKNLYLKSGFVHESDEPAWQARFLDRPRRILLWTTLSELL; this is translated from the exons ATGGCGGTCCTCTCATCTCTTCCTCTCTGCGCTTGGCGCCATCATCggccttcttcttcatcatcctcATCTTCCTCCCATTCTTGgctttcattcttctcttccaACTCTTTCTCTTTCCCTACAACCCAACTACCCGTTCCTGCAACCTGTTTTCCTTGTCCTCCACCCATTAGAGTCTCAAACGTTTCCACCCACCAACGGACGATCACAGTTGACAAATCTAAGTTGAGGGTCTCGGAAGCTACCTCCAAGGATGAGCTTTGGGCTGCTGCTTGTCTTCGCGTTCGCACCTTTAATCAGTTCCGCCCCGATTCCTATGACATCGAC TTTTCTGATGATGGAGAGGACCGAGTTGTTGTTGGGTCACTTGACCTTAATCAGTGTATAAGGCTTCCAGATGAAATAGCGGGAATGAAACCTGAG GGAATTGGGGCCGATTTCGCAAGGGCATATCTGAGCAATGTATGTGTTGCCAAGGAAGTGCACAGAAATGGGTTGGGTTTTGCACTTGTTGCAAAGGCAAAGACAATTGCGGAAGATTGGG GCATCAGTGATCTATATGTCCACGTAGCTTTCGACAACGAACCTGCAAAGAACCTCTACTTGAAGAGTGGTTTTGTCCATGAAAGTGACGAACCTGCTTGGCAAGCCAGGTTTCTAGATCGACCACGCAGGATTCTCCTGTGGACTACTCTCTCAGAACTTCTCTGA
- the LOC111793733 gene encoding VAN3-binding protein-like isoform X3 codes for MEANGNLSSASAAHPETMDVLSRAWCNFAVQTLNPELQPDQSLALIDTPIKDLDVTLTSDPFPMQNVEKPLKMEAESIPPWKSNDMKSFIWMQQAMHPELNYSSYFRKKWFQWKIVPFKNLSIKKWLKEIRQSRKEEDRLQRAEIHAAISVAGVAAALAAIAADTSRSRDDNSDCGARDAAVASAAALVAAQCAQVAQAMGAKREQLTTVIGSAMSSITGTDILTLTAAAATSLKGAATLKARSEYRNKSSGVASVLPIEDNHEVQIDFNLEKSRSTLAKGVLLKVESPNGKYKKRSISIIQNSDTKVILKVKKLNMLKTKQESVVLDMYIELYRHENEDDEDNNEDEESNTCYLIVLTTNKGTFKLDMENDYHKYKIWATTVNQMLMLSAHSFTRL; via the exons ATGGAAGCCAATGGGAATTTGAGTAGTGCTTCTGCTGCACATCCTGAGACAATGGACGTGCTTTCACGAGCTTGGTGCAATTTTGCTGTTCAAACTCTTAACCCTGAGCTGCAACCTGATCAATCTCTTGCTCTTATAGACACCCCCATCAAAGATCTTGATGTTACCCTAACTTCAGATCCTTTTCCG ATGCAGAACGTGGAGAAACCTCTAAAGATGGAAGCAGAGTCCATACCACCGTGGAAATCAAATGATATGAAG tcGTTCATATGGATGCAACAAGCAATGCATCCGGAGTTGAACTACAGTAGTTATTTCCGAAAGAAATGG TTTCAATGGAAAATCGTGCCATTCAAGAACTTGTCGATAAAGAAATGGCTAAAGGAGATAAGACAGAGCAGAAAAGAAGAGGATAGGCTTCAGAGGGCTGAAATTCATGCAGCTATATCCGTGGCAGGTGTAGCAGCTGCACTTGCGGCGATTGCAGCCGACACCTCGAGATCAAGAGATGACAACTCAGACTGCGGCGCGAGGGATGCTGCTGTGGCTTCTGCAGCCGCATTGGTGGCTGCACAGTGCGCACAAGTGGCCCAAGCAATGGGCGCCAAAAGGGAACAGCTTACCACTGTAATTGGGTCAGCCATGAGCAGTATCACAGGCACTGATATTCTCACACTCACAGCTGCTGCAGCTACAT CCTTGAAAGGAGCGGCCACGCTTAAAGCAAGATCTGAATACAGAAACAAGTCAAGTGGAGTTGCTTCTGTGCTACCTATAGAAGACAACCATGAGGTTCAGATTGATTTCAATCTTGAGAAATCAAGATCCACGCTCGCTAAAGGTGTTCTTCTCAAAGTTGAGTCCCCAAATG GAAAGTACAAGAAGAGATCCATCTCTATCATCCAAAACAGTGACACCAAG GTAATTTTGAAGGTAAAAAAACTCAACATGTTGAAGACCAAACAAGAAA GCGTTGTGTTGGATATGTACATTGAGCTGTACAGacatgaaaatgaagatgatgaGGACAACAATGAGGACGAGGAGAGTAATACATGTTATCTCATTGTGTTGACTACAAATAAGGGCACATTCAAGCTAGATATGGAGAACGATTATCATAAATACAAGATCTGGGCAACCACCGTAAATCAAATGCTCATGCTTTCTGCTCATTCTTTCACAAGATTATga
- the LOC111793733 gene encoding VAN3-binding protein-like isoform X4, with protein MEANGNLSSASAAHPETMDVLSRAWCNFAVQTLNPELQPDQSLALIDTPIKDLDVTLTSDPFPNVEKPLKMEAESIPPWKSNDMKSFIWMQQAMHPELNYSSYFRKKWFQWKIVPFKNLSIKKWLKEIRQSRKEEDRLQRAEIHAAISVAGVAAALAAIAADTSRSRDDNSDCGARDAAVASAAALVAAQCAQVAQAMGAKREQLTTVIGSAMSSITGTDILTLTAAAATSLKGAATLKARSEYRNKSSGVASVLPIEDNHEVQIDFNLEKSRSTLAKGVLLKVESPNGKYKKRSISIIQNSDTKVILKVKKLNMLKTKQESVVLDMYIELYRHENEDDEDNNEDEESNTCYLIVLTTNKGTFKLDMENDYHKYKIWATTVNQMLMLSAHSFTRL; from the exons ATGGAAGCCAATGGGAATTTGAGTAGTGCTTCTGCTGCACATCCTGAGACAATGGACGTGCTTTCACGAGCTTGGTGCAATTTTGCTGTTCAAACTCTTAACCCTGAGCTGCAACCTGATCAATCTCTTGCTCTTATAGACACCCCCATCAAAGATCTTGATGTTACCCTAACTTCAGATCCTTTTCCG AACGTGGAGAAACCTCTAAAGATGGAAGCAGAGTCCATACCACCGTGGAAATCAAATGATATGAAG tcGTTCATATGGATGCAACAAGCAATGCATCCGGAGTTGAACTACAGTAGTTATTTCCGAAAGAAATGG TTTCAATGGAAAATCGTGCCATTCAAGAACTTGTCGATAAAGAAATGGCTAAAGGAGATAAGACAGAGCAGAAAAGAAGAGGATAGGCTTCAGAGGGCTGAAATTCATGCAGCTATATCCGTGGCAGGTGTAGCAGCTGCACTTGCGGCGATTGCAGCCGACACCTCGAGATCAAGAGATGACAACTCAGACTGCGGCGCGAGGGATGCTGCTGTGGCTTCTGCAGCCGCATTGGTGGCTGCACAGTGCGCACAAGTGGCCCAAGCAATGGGCGCCAAAAGGGAACAGCTTACCACTGTAATTGGGTCAGCCATGAGCAGTATCACAGGCACTGATATTCTCACACTCACAGCTGCTGCAGCTACAT CCTTGAAAGGAGCGGCCACGCTTAAAGCAAGATCTGAATACAGAAACAAGTCAAGTGGAGTTGCTTCTGTGCTACCTATAGAAGACAACCATGAGGTTCAGATTGATTTCAATCTTGAGAAATCAAGATCCACGCTCGCTAAAGGTGTTCTTCTCAAAGTTGAGTCCCCAAATG GAAAGTACAAGAAGAGATCCATCTCTATCATCCAAAACAGTGACACCAAG GTAATTTTGAAGGTAAAAAAACTCAACATGTTGAAGACCAAACAAGAAA GCGTTGTGTTGGATATGTACATTGAGCTGTACAGacatgaaaatgaagatgatgaGGACAACAATGAGGACGAGGAGAGTAATACATGTTATCTCATTGTGTTGACTACAAATAAGGGCACATTCAAGCTAGATATGGAGAACGATTATCATAAATACAAGATCTGGGCAACCACCGTAAATCAAATGCTCATGCTTTCTGCTCATTCTTTCACAAGATTATga
- the LOC111794105 gene encoding transcription factor IBH1-like 1 has protein sequence MRNPSSLKREFLKKWMMGLEIYTTSNKNMTVTQRKNAIKLSADLALASSRNCATRWSQALIAATSVDDGSRLVADVLLGRTINPKISRIMWSSGKIVKRSRRVQRMRRKWKKPAAELIARKLVRRRRKVLRGLVPGGEFMDEISLIEETLDYISALQAQVDVMRCLATAYIASSS, from the coding sequence ATGCGCAATCCCAGTTCTTTAAAACGAGAATTCTTGAAGAAATGGATGATGGGTCTTGAAATATACACAACTTCCAACAAGAACATGACGGTCACCCAGAGAAAAAACGCCATAAAATTATCCGCAGATTTAGCCTTGGCCTCCTCCAGAAACTGCGCCACTCGGTGGAGTCAAGCGCTCATCGCCGCCACCTCCGTTGACGACGGAAGCCGCCTCGTGGCCGACGTCCTTCTGGGCCGGACTATTAACCCCAAAATTTCGCGAATTATGTGGAGTAGTGGGAAGATTGTCAAAAGAAGCCGCCGCGTGCAGCggatgagaagaaaatggaagaagccGGCGGCGGAGTTGATTGCGAGAAAGTTGGTGCGGAGAAGAAGGAAAGTTCTTCGGGGATTGGTTCCGGGAGGTGAATTTATGGATGAAATTTCATTGATAGAAGAAACGCTAGACTACATATCCGCGCTTCAAGCTCAAGTGGATGTAATGCGATGCCTTGCAACTGCATACAtagcatcatcatcatga
- the LOC111793733 gene encoding VAN3-binding protein-like isoform X1 — translation MEANGNLSSASAAHPETMDVLSRAWCNFAVQTLNPELQPDQSLALIDTPIKDLDVTLTSDPFPMQNVEKPLKMEAESIPPWKSNDMKSFIWMQQAMHPELNYSSYFRKKWCTLQFQWKIVPFKNLSIKKWLKEIRQSRKEEDRLQRAEIHAAISVAGVAAALAAIAADTSRSRDDNSDCGARDAAVASAAALVAAQCAQVAQAMGAKREQLTTVIGSAMSSITGTDILTLTAAAATSLKGAATLKARSEYRNKSSGVASVLPIEDNHEVQIDFNLEKSRSTLAKGVLLKVESPNGKYKKRSISIIQNSDTKVILKVKKLNMLKTKQESVVLDMYIELYRHENEDDEDNNEDEESNTCYLIVLTTNKGTFKLDMENDYHKYKIWATTVNQMLMLSAHSFTRL, via the exons ATGGAAGCCAATGGGAATTTGAGTAGTGCTTCTGCTGCACATCCTGAGACAATGGACGTGCTTTCACGAGCTTGGTGCAATTTTGCTGTTCAAACTCTTAACCCTGAGCTGCAACCTGATCAATCTCTTGCTCTTATAGACACCCCCATCAAAGATCTTGATGTTACCCTAACTTCAGATCCTTTTCCG ATGCAGAACGTGGAGAAACCTCTAAAGATGGAAGCAGAGTCCATACCACCGTGGAAATCAAATGATATGAAG tcGTTCATATGGATGCAACAAGCAATGCATCCGGAGTTGAACTACAGTAGTTATTTCCGAAAGAAATGG TGTACATTGCAGTTTCAATGGAAAATCGTGCCATTCAAGAACTTGTCGATAAAGAAATGGCTAAAGGAGATAAGACAGAGCAGAAAAGAAGAGGATAGGCTTCAGAGGGCTGAAATTCATGCAGCTATATCCGTGGCAGGTGTAGCAGCTGCACTTGCGGCGATTGCAGCCGACACCTCGAGATCAAGAGATGACAACTCAGACTGCGGCGCGAGGGATGCTGCTGTGGCTTCTGCAGCCGCATTGGTGGCTGCACAGTGCGCACAAGTGGCCCAAGCAATGGGCGCCAAAAGGGAACAGCTTACCACTGTAATTGGGTCAGCCATGAGCAGTATCACAGGCACTGATATTCTCACACTCACAGCTGCTGCAGCTACAT CCTTGAAAGGAGCGGCCACGCTTAAAGCAAGATCTGAATACAGAAACAAGTCAAGTGGAGTTGCTTCTGTGCTACCTATAGAAGACAACCATGAGGTTCAGATTGATTTCAATCTTGAGAAATCAAGATCCACGCTCGCTAAAGGTGTTCTTCTCAAAGTTGAGTCCCCAAATG GAAAGTACAAGAAGAGATCCATCTCTATCATCCAAAACAGTGACACCAAG GTAATTTTGAAGGTAAAAAAACTCAACATGTTGAAGACCAAACAAGAAA GCGTTGTGTTGGATATGTACATTGAGCTGTACAGacatgaaaatgaagatgatgaGGACAACAATGAGGACGAGGAGAGTAATACATGTTATCTCATTGTGTTGACTACAAATAAGGGCACATTCAAGCTAGATATGGAGAACGATTATCATAAATACAAGATCTGGGCAACCACCGTAAATCAAATGCTCATGCTTTCTGCTCATTCTTTCACAAGATTATga
- the LOC111794104 gene encoding uncharacterized protein LOC111794104 produces the protein MAKEMMHVESGGGNVKKRMMKRRRKKKNIHKVIDYLLSDCYLFAPLISPSPFNSYRAPRKGSSFISDIEFRERPKDHRSFLKKMVDYLKSDCYMYASLVAPQSFKGRAGYVKRVVTTEVSARRLILRGDEVMSESAANMTKERRICSTDLMEAEVVMDQPNATRKEPPFSLHMPATRCSVRNQNTPRPIRMAS, from the exons ATGGCGAAGGAAATGATGCATGTTGAGAGTGGCGGCGGGAATGTGAAGAAGAGAATgatgaagaggaggaggaagaagaaaaacattcaCAAAGTGATCGATTATCTGTTATCTGATTGCTACTTATTTGCTCCTCTAATTTCTCCTTCACCCTTCAATTCTTATCGCGCACCCAGAAAAGGTTCATCCTTCATCTCAGATATCGAATTTAGGGAACGCCCAAAAGATCACCGGAGTTTTCTCAAGAAGATGGTGGATTATTTGAAATCCGATTGCTACATGTATGCTTCTCTCGTTGCACCACAATCCTTCAAAG GGCGTGCTGGGTATGTAAAAAGGGTAGTAACTACGGAAGTGTCGGCGAGAAGATTAATTCTCAGAGGGGACGAAGTTATGAGTGAATCCGCTGCGAACATGACTAAAGAGAGGAGAATTTGCAGCACTGATTTAATGGAAGCGGAGGTTGTTATGGATCAACCAAATGCGACAAGAAAGGAGCCACCTTTCTCACTCCACATGCCTGCCACTCGATGCTCTGTTCGCAATCAAAACACGCCTCGGCCTATTCGTATGGCTTCATAA
- the LOC111793733 gene encoding VAN3-binding protein-like isoform X2 translates to MEANGNLSSASAAHPETMDVLSRAWCNFAVQTLNPELQPDQSLALIDTPIKDLDVTLTSDPFPNVEKPLKMEAESIPPWKSNDMKSFIWMQQAMHPELNYSSYFRKKWCTLQFQWKIVPFKNLSIKKWLKEIRQSRKEEDRLQRAEIHAAISVAGVAAALAAIAADTSRSRDDNSDCGARDAAVASAAALVAAQCAQVAQAMGAKREQLTTVIGSAMSSITGTDILTLTAAAATSLKGAATLKARSEYRNKSSGVASVLPIEDNHEVQIDFNLEKSRSTLAKGVLLKVESPNGKYKKRSISIIQNSDTKVILKVKKLNMLKTKQESVVLDMYIELYRHENEDDEDNNEDEESNTCYLIVLTTNKGTFKLDMENDYHKYKIWATTVNQMLMLSAHSFTRL, encoded by the exons ATGGAAGCCAATGGGAATTTGAGTAGTGCTTCTGCTGCACATCCTGAGACAATGGACGTGCTTTCACGAGCTTGGTGCAATTTTGCTGTTCAAACTCTTAACCCTGAGCTGCAACCTGATCAATCTCTTGCTCTTATAGACACCCCCATCAAAGATCTTGATGTTACCCTAACTTCAGATCCTTTTCCG AACGTGGAGAAACCTCTAAAGATGGAAGCAGAGTCCATACCACCGTGGAAATCAAATGATATGAAG tcGTTCATATGGATGCAACAAGCAATGCATCCGGAGTTGAACTACAGTAGTTATTTCCGAAAGAAATGG TGTACATTGCAGTTTCAATGGAAAATCGTGCCATTCAAGAACTTGTCGATAAAGAAATGGCTAAAGGAGATAAGACAGAGCAGAAAAGAAGAGGATAGGCTTCAGAGGGCTGAAATTCATGCAGCTATATCCGTGGCAGGTGTAGCAGCTGCACTTGCGGCGATTGCAGCCGACACCTCGAGATCAAGAGATGACAACTCAGACTGCGGCGCGAGGGATGCTGCTGTGGCTTCTGCAGCCGCATTGGTGGCTGCACAGTGCGCACAAGTGGCCCAAGCAATGGGCGCCAAAAGGGAACAGCTTACCACTGTAATTGGGTCAGCCATGAGCAGTATCACAGGCACTGATATTCTCACACTCACAGCTGCTGCAGCTACAT CCTTGAAAGGAGCGGCCACGCTTAAAGCAAGATCTGAATACAGAAACAAGTCAAGTGGAGTTGCTTCTGTGCTACCTATAGAAGACAACCATGAGGTTCAGATTGATTTCAATCTTGAGAAATCAAGATCCACGCTCGCTAAAGGTGTTCTTCTCAAAGTTGAGTCCCCAAATG GAAAGTACAAGAAGAGATCCATCTCTATCATCCAAAACAGTGACACCAAG GTAATTTTGAAGGTAAAAAAACTCAACATGTTGAAGACCAAACAAGAAA GCGTTGTGTTGGATATGTACATTGAGCTGTACAGacatgaaaatgaagatgatgaGGACAACAATGAGGACGAGGAGAGTAATACATGTTATCTCATTGTGTTGACTACAAATAAGGGCACATTCAAGCTAGATATGGAGAACGATTATCATAAATACAAGATCTGGGCAACCACCGTAAATCAAATGCTCATGCTTTCTGCTCATTCTTTCACAAGATTATga
- the LOC111792353 gene encoding RING-H2 finger protein ATL13-like, whose amino-acid sequence MDSLLLQVNGRFFPSPPQLQPYYLDARPPPFAQPSGFNLENKVSPSILLIIIILAIVFFVSGLLHLLVRFLWTPPLQRDPESSDNVTAFQGQLQQLFHLHDSGVDQSFIDTLPVFHYKAIIGSKSPFDCAVCLCEFEPEDKLRLLPKCSHAFHTECIDTWLLSHSTCPLCRSSLLPDHFSPHTSCAPIVLVLESGSESSRDNVSNTEATNPITGSNSQVGLGGDSEFDAGSSEIGKLEDEKATVVTVKLGKYKSIDAGEGGSSENKNMDSRRCFSMGSFEYVMEENSSLKVAIRSTPAKKQPSRKPALPLTPGYRAAMSECDCESRREFRLSGIEPFREVKRGENTDRNCKKIDSFSVSKIWLRGKNQRETSTESSRRAVSFRFPIQKNGGDWSGSEMGVSRWENEIIRSETELDEENQSRSSFDSQFNQSFAKRTLLWLMGKQNKVTHFESSSPSSCISNL is encoded by the exons ATGGATTCACTGCTTCTCCAAGTAAACGGAAGATTCTTCCCTTCGCCGCCACAGCTACAGCCTTACTATCTTGATGCACGGCCTCCTCCTTTTGCCCAGCCGAGTGGGTTCAACTTGGAGAACAAGGTGAGTCCAAGTATACTCCTCATCATAATCATTCTAGCTATCGTCTTCTTCGTCTCTGGTTTGCTTCATCTTCTCGTGAGATTCCTCTGGACTCCCCCATTACAGAGAGACCCTGAAAGTTCAGACAATGTGACTGCCTTTCAAGGTCAATTACAGCAGCTCTTTCATCTCCATGACTCTGGGGTTGACCAGTCCTTCATTGATACACTTCCTGTTTTCCATTACAAAGCCATTATTGGATCCAAGTCCCCATTTGATTG cgCTGTTTGTCTATGTGAGTTTGAGCCTGAGGACAAGCTCAGGCTGTTGCCTAAATGCAGCCATGCTTTTCACACAGAGTGTATTGATACATGGCTTTTGTCTCACTCAACCTGCCCTCTTTGTCGATCTAGTTTGCTACCGGATCATTTCTCTCCACATACCAGTTGTGCGCcaattgttcttgttcttgaatcTGGGAGTGAGAGCTCTAGAGATAATGTGTCGAACACAGAGGCTACAAATCCGATTACAGGGTCAAATTCGCAAGTGGGTCTTGGTGGGGATAGCGAATTTGACGCTGGGTCGAGCGAGATTGGGAAATTAGAGGACGAAAAAGCAACTGTAGTGACTGTGAAGCTCggaaaatacaaaagtatCGATGCTGGTGAAGGTGGAAGTAGCGAGAACAAGAATATGGATTCTCGTAGGTGTTTTTCAATGGGGTCTTTTGAATATGTAATGGAGGAGAATTCGTCGCTGAAAGTGGCCATTAGAAGCACCCCGGCGAAAAAGCAGCCAAGCAGGAAGCCAGCTCTGCCATTGACACCAGGTTACAGAGCAGCCATGTCCGAATGCGACTGCGAATCCAGAAGAGAGTTCCGACTCAGTGGGATCGAACCGTTTCGAGAAGTGAAAAGGGGCGAGAATACTGATAGGAATTGCAAGAAAATAGACAGTTTCTCAGTATCGAAGATTTGGCTAAGAGGAAAAAACCAGAGAGAAACGTCCACAGAATCATCAAGAAGGGCAGTTTCGTTTCGATTTCCCATTCAGAAGAATGGTGGGGATTGGAGTGGTTCAGAGATGGGCGTTTCCAGAtgggaaaatgaaataatccGAAGTGAAACGGAATTGGATGAAGAAAACCAGAGTCGTTCCAGTTTCGATTCTCAATTCAATCAATCTTTCGCGAAGAGAACGTTGCTATGGCTGAtgggaaaacaaaacaaggtTACTCACTTCGAATCATCGTCACCTTCATCCTGTATTTCAAATCTCTAA